The stretch of DNA GGTAAAGGCACTGCAGTCATGCCACCGACACCGTTTCCGGCATCTACGACAATTCTACAACTACGCGAAATCTTGAGTTTTCCGGCAAGGTCATCGAGATAACTTGGAATCGGTTCGATAAACTCTTCGTTACCTGCGCCATGTTCAAAATCATTCTCTTGAATGATACGCAATAATTCTTGAATCAATTCGCCATGCAGGGTCTCATCGCCGACCATACCCTTGAAGCCGTTGTAATTGGGGGGATTGTGCGAACCAGTGATTTGCAAGCCGCCATCCACGTTGCCGGTTTTTGTATAATGATACATCACGGGAGTCGGAACCATCCCTAATCGAATTACCGAAACACCCGTCGAACGAATCCCATCGGCGACGATCGGTTCAAATCCGGGACCCGAATTTCTGCCATCTCGACCTAACGCTACTTTTTTGGCACCACGACGCTTAGCAAACGTTCCATACGCTTGCCCGATTTTGCGAACATCCTCATTCGTGAGATCGACATTGACGATGCCGCGAATATCGTACTCTCGAAAAATCAGCGGATTCATGACTACTCCAAAAAATTGCCACGTTAATTGTACGTTAATCCCTATTCAAAAGCAAGCCCAATTTAGTACGGGAGACATATCAAGCGGATTATTACCAATGTAAAAGGTGAACACGGTGAGTACGGTATGAGAAAAATGCTCCAATGATTTCGACTGGTTTCGCCGTATTGCCGGTTCGTTTGAGAACTTCAGTGTTCCGCATTTCCTCTACGACATCCCGAACATGAAGTTTCACAGCCTGATCACAGACATCACGTTTGTAGCGACTTTGAGCGATCTCAAAGGGGCGGCGATAGGCTTGTACAATGGATGGTAGATAACTACCATCCGGAAAAACCCGTTCCGAGTTTTGGGCGGAAGTTGCGGCACCGCAATTGGAATGCCCCATGACAATAACGAGACTGACTCTCAGTTCCGAAACGGCAAACTCAATACTGCCGTAAACCTGTTGACTAAGGATGTTCCCGGCATTCCGAACGACAAACAAATCGCCAATCCCTTGATCGAAAATCACTTCCGAGATAACTCGTGAATCGGAACAGGTGAAGATGGCTGTATGTGGAGTCTGCCGTTCCTTCACCAGTTTTAAATCATGCACCGCTTGTTTCGGAAAGAATCTCCGGTTGGACAGAAAGCGTTGATGCCCTTCCAACAAATGTTGAAAGCTAACATGGTCTTGCAAACGATTATAGAGCGCGGGGGAATCTTTGTTCCAGAGTTGATTGATTTGCATGGTTTGTTACACAGTCTGATAGTAAAAAGCTTCAT from bacterium encodes:
- a CDS encoding phosphomannomutase, whose amino-acid sequence is MNPLIFREYDIRGIVNVDLTNEDVRKIGQAYGTFAKRRGAKKVALGRDGRNSGPGFEPIVADGIRSTGVSVIRLGMVPTPVMYHYTKTGNVDGGLQITGSHNPPNYNGFKGMVGDETLHGELIQELLRIIQENDFEHGAGNEEFIEPIPSYLDDLAGKLKISRSCRIVVDAGNGVGGMTAVPLP